The following DNA comes from Diceros bicornis minor isolate mBicDic1 chromosome 7, mDicBic1.mat.cur, whole genome shotgun sequence.
AGTATCATTGCCCCAGGCCTGAGTGATTGCAGTGGACTATCAAGTCTTTCAAGATTTGGGGGCCTGTGTATCGGCTGAGATAACCGGGAGCGGGAGTGAAGGCTTCTTGCACTAATAAGTCTGGTTATAGGCAAGGTTTTGTGGAAATACAGACACAACTTTTAAGTACCCTAGCACGGTCTCCCGTAGCTGAAGACCCCAAGcaaaattgaatgagaatcttaGATCGTCAAACTTTTTGAATGTAATCCATATAATTGATACAATCCATACCTAAAAGATATAATGAAATCTGCCCTTGCTCTACCTTATATAAATGTTAGAAGGATAAATGGAAAATAGTATGTTAGTAGTCCTTAAAGATTAATTAAGCATGacaagaaataatatttatttcattaaaatacaaGCTCTCAACTGGTCACTTTCCCTGTGCTATGCTTCTTAAGTTCTTATAATACCAAtaatatttctgttctgatttgaTTATCCTCGCTGGTTGTACACAAACTCAACTGTCTATCCACATTAAGCAAACTTATTTTGAGACCAGGAGTCACATGTTGCATTTGCTGACTATAAAGCCATTAACAAGTGTGGATTACTCTCAAACAACATTGCTATAATTAAAAGTACACATAACACTTGAACACTACTTGTAAGGGACAACGCTAGTCTCATGTTTAATCCATTGAACAACTAAGGAGGAACCGGACTTGATTATATTGTATTCCTCTCCAGATGAGCTGATGAATACGTGGAGAAACGGTCTAATATCCTCCATCAGAAGGTATTAAGGCCAGTGAGAGTAAAGAAATCTAGTCTATACCCAAGAAGTCAAACAGGAGCAGTGCTGGGAGTTACCACATTCTAGCCTGAGATCTGGATTCCTGGGGCCAACCGGCAGTTGGTAACAGTTAGAACTGGGTTGAAGTGAGGTGAACTTTGCTGAGAACCAGCAGGAGGGGAAAGGCAAAGATAACAAGGAAGATGAAGAAAGACAGCTGAACTTTTTAGCATATTATTcgttttttaagtgaaaaacagATTTgaccaatgtgatttttttttttttaattagaaatctATCAGAGTAGGTAGCTCTTGTTtagggaaagttattatttctctagaATCAAAAGCATAAACTAGAAAAGATTCAGCCTTGGGTAAAACCTAGCTAGTCTTATGAAACATTCCTAAAGATTTTACATCACTGTGAAAAGTTAGTTCCTAGTTCTGAAGTACCTTTCATTCAAAAGTGCAAGGCTTATGTTAATAAGAATATGCACATATATTCATGTGCTGTGTATATTAAAAGTATTTGAGAGGGTAATTTAGGAATCTCAATTATGAATATTCAGGGCAGGAATCTTGCTTATTTTGCTGCTAAGGAAGGTGAATGGGCTAACAATAGTGGTATTAAAGCCTTTTACTTGCTAAGCCATCTGTCTAAACGGGATAAACAGGTTAAGTTTGTTCTCCCAACACCTAGAGGCAAGATTTTTACTCAGTTATTACAACATTACCACAAGTGTGTGGATTCTGCAAAAGTTGCCTAGCAACATTACAGTTAGAAATAACACTGGGTTGGGAAAGAACAGGAAATTTGAATTAGATATGCCCTGGGGCATGTGGGCGTAACCCTGGCTCTCCAGTACAGTGAGTGCTATACTCAGAGGagcatgaaattttaaaaatcagaacgaTCATTTAGAATTTCAGTTAGGACAGTGATGCAGTTAAACCATAACATTGTGCCATGCTCTCAGCTAGAGGAGGCAGGGCCTGGGTTTCCATTTTGGCATTTTTGTTGTAAAGAACTTTagatttttattcaaatattccagaaacatttattaagcaccttctCAGGGACCAAGGCACACTGCTGGTGGCTGGAGCACTAAAGACAAATAAAACTTGATCTCAGCCCTGGGTGGGAGGGAAGCCAGACAAGTAAACAAAGAGTGTTACATAGCCCATGCGGGGTGCCGGGGAAAGTGTGGAGCAGGGAATCTTACCTGGAAGTGGAGAAAGTCAAACAGTTCTCACACTGAGTCTtgttttcaacttaaaaaaaaattccttctttcTCCCAGTCATTCTATACATTTGTTGAGAATTTACCTCTCCCATTATGTGGAGCACCTGGGTGCCAAAAATTCAAAGTACAAGGGCTGTGGACCAAGAACTCTTCCCTTCCCGTCTGGAACCCAGGCCCTTTTGTCCCAGCCTACGTCAAGGACCTCCCAGTTAAGGGAAGCAGACAGGTAGCAAAGTTAAGAgttgacaaaaaaacaaaaaaatgttaaagagtgTTTACCTCCAGGAAGGGGAACTTGGGCTGGGGGTTGAAGGGGTAGGTGGGAGACTTCTGTACTATTTGAATTTATATTCAgcgagaaaaataaatcaacaaatatttaagtaaGGGCTCTACTATCACTCAGAAGATACTGAGCACCTAAGCCACATCAGaacactgcaataaacaaaacagaagagGTCCCTACATTCAGGGGCCTTATTTTCTAGAAGGGgatagaaataaacaaataaacaatcaaCTTACTTTGAGAGAGATATAAGCCTGTTAAGGAAATAGAGCAGGGTGTTGTGAAAGAGTGGAGGCGGGGAAGGGACCTCAGCTTGCAATAGGAGTTACAGAATTCCTATACAGGAGGGGCTTGGAGCAATGATCTAGTTGGGGAGAGATGTCTACTGGGTTCTCTTTACCTAGGAAGTACGCTATTTTTACATACAATTCATGTTACAGATCAACAAAGAGTAGAAGTTTtctgaagttatttttatttacactTCACATGAAATTGAGAAAATGTCAACTATTCATATCAAAGAATTATATTTGTCATCAGGAGTAAAGGAGAGGAGGTGTTGGGGGCAGTGCTAAAAACCACTCTGGCTTTGGCCACCATGAAATATAGCAAAGGGTAGAGTTCTTGTCTTCTAAGAGCTTAAAATGACATTGGGATTTTGTATGTTGGGGTTAACATACAAAAAAGACACCTTTATACATCAGTTAGCAAATGTTTGGAGAAGACAAGCTGTTCACCCTTCACTGCATCTTTAGTCATGTGATCTCAGGGAATTCCCCATGAGATAAGTACTAAGACATGTTTCCATGATTAAAAATCCAGCTTGAGGTTAGCCTTTGAAAAGTGTTAGAACATATATGGCAAAGTGTTAATATTCATAAAGTGCTACAACAATAAAAGTGGAcaatagaaataaatgtaaatggccaTTAAGCACATGAAAACTGTCCAATAAGattcaaaacaacaaaacaacattAACAAACATTAAATGCCCACTGATGTCCACAATTCATCAAGAGTGTACTCTAATCCACTGCTATCGAgaacatgtttttttttcctggagggcAGTTTGGCAGCTTATATCCTTTAACCCAGTAATTCTCACTTCTATGAATgtatcctaaaaaataaaaaaacacaaacaacagaggaaaaaaaacaacaaaagagggAAGAATATTCATCACGGGGTTATGTACAACCGAAAAATTGTTAAGAAACTTGTACGTGTGACAATAAAGTACGGATTAAATCACTCTGACTCGTACTAGAGGAATTTTTTCTCAAGGTGCGTCTAAGTTTGCGGCGAGCTGGCCAATCGGTTTTACCAACACTTGCCCACGTGCTGGCAAACGAATACAAACAGCGTGGCCGCGTGGTGGGCACTCGGTTTTGTGCTGGGCCGACTGCGGTGCCGTTTCTATTTACTGGGGACAAGTCTCATGTGGACTGCAGAGGGGACCACGGCCTGGGGAGCTCACCTCGCCGCAGACACCGGACCCTAACAGCCCCcgtggggggaaactgaggctcagaggccgCCCCACAGCCGGTGTCCTCGCCTCGAGAACTCGCGGGTCCGTCTTCTCGCTGATTTCGGTGCCTGAGCAATCGGTCACATAGTTCGGAAAGcccctgagtcctgagtcacCATGCAGGGCTCAGACCTCGACCCGGGAACGTGACTGCCCACAGCCACGCCCACGACGCCTCAGAGGCCAGCCCGAAGGGACCCGGGACAGGAGGCCGGCCTCGGGGGACAGCGCCCGAGGCCCACGGCCGTCCCCGCTCACCCCGCCCGCAGAGCCCCCGAGGCGCTCCCCGGCCGCCTGGCCGGCTTCGGGACCCGGAGGGCCGGAGGAGCGGCGAGGAGGCCACGTCCAGAGCGGCGTTCGGCTCGGCCTTGTGGAGCCCCGCGCCCTTCGCCCCTCCCAGAGGGCCGCCTCGGCTCCCCAGCCCGGCCCCGTCCGGGCGGCGCCAGCCCGGCTCCCGGCCGTCGGGTTCGCTCATAGGCCGGCGGCGCCGCGCCCGCCTAGGCCTGGCCCCGCGCGGAGAGGGGGCGGAGCCCACAGATTCGCGCCAAAATCGCGTAGCTGATCCCTCCCCCGCGGGCTACGTCGCGCCCTCCTTTTTTTTCAAACCCGGGGCTGGGCGGGGATTGGTGGGCCGGGCACTCACGTGGCTAACGGTCGCGGGAAGCCGCGGAGCCCGAACCTGCGGCTGGACCTGCGGAGACCCCAGCCTCGGCGTCCGCGCCGCCCCGCCTCTGCCGGACAGTccgcgccgccgccaccgccgccaccgccgcccgGAGCGCCCCGGAGCTCAGCCCGCCGCCCCGCAGgtccgccgccgcggccaccagGCGCGCCCAGGCGCACGTGGCGGACCCGCCCCCTGGGCCGGCCGAGCCCTGGACTCCGCGGGCCCCGGCTCTCCGGTCCTCGGCCCCGGCCCCAGGGGCGCGATGAGCTTCCTGAGCCGGCggcagccgccgccgccccgccgcgCCGGGGCCTCCTGCAGCCTGCGGCAGAAGCTGATCTTCTCGCCCTGCAGCGactgtgaggaggaggaggaggaagaggaggaggagggcagcggcCACAGCACCGGGGAGGACTCGGCCTTTCAGGAGCCCGACTCGCCGCTGCCGCCCGCGCGGAGCCCCACGGAGCCCGGGCCCGAGCGCCGCCGCTCGCCCGGCCCGGCCCCCGGCAGCCCCGGGGAGCTGGAGGAGGACATGCTGCTGCGGGACGCCTGCCCGGGCGCGGACGCGGCGGGCGGCGGGGCCGAGGGCGACTCGTGGGAGGAGGAGGGCTTCGGCTCCTCGTCGCCGGTCAAGTCGCCGGCGGCCGGCTACTTCCTCGGCAGCTCCTTCTCGCCGgtgcgctgcggcggcccgggggacGCGTCCCCGCGCGGCTACGGGGCGCGCAGGGAGGGCGACGGCCCCTGCTCGCCGCTGCCGGACCACCCGGGCACGCCGCCGCACAAGACCTTCCGCAAGCTGCGGCTCTTCGACACGCCGCACACCCCCAAGGTGAGGACGGGGCGCCCTAGCCCGCGCCGGCCGGCCTTTTAAACGGGCCGCGGCGCCGGGAGCCGAGCGCGGCGCTCCCCGGGTTCGGTTACATAACCGCCCGGCCGCACCCCCGCTCGCTCTCCCGCTCCGCGACAGAAAGTTGGCAGCCCCTCTTTTTGGCCCTGCCCAGAAGCTGTCCGTTAAGATTGTGTAACTGAACAATGGGCCTCGTCTGGAACGTCTTCATCTTTCAAAGGGGCTGATCGGCGCCGTCCAGGTGGCTGGTGATTTAACGCCCGCCGAGTCGGGGCCGCCCCGAGCGCGGCCGCCCGGAGTGTGGCACCGATAACGCGGTTTGGAGGGATGCTGGAGGGGCGCTGGCCCGGCCACCTGACACTCCCCGGCGCCGCAGCCATATGGTGCCTTTTAAACGCAATGATCGGTCCTGTAATTTGGGCGGCGCACCCCGGAGTTCGGTTGAAAAAAAACTGCATGCGCTTATCGTTTCGTGTCATGTGGCCTTTTGGGGGAAAGTCTGAGGTATGGAGGGCGACTGCGCTTCGACTTGGGAGAAAAGGCTGGCCTGCCAGGCATTTACCGTCTCAAAGACTAGTAAAAAACTCAGGGTAGCATTTAAGCCTCTTTGCAGACACAATATTTATTTGCTAAGCGTTTGTTTACACCCTTGGGTTTGCAGTGCCCAAGTCTGGTCAGCCCCAGTGTAATGATTAGGAACATCCAACTGTTAAGAACCAGCATTAGTATTGTTGCTTGGACGCTTAGGCTTTCATAGGGTTGATAATGTATCTTGAAGTAGGAATTTAGCACCTGTTGGTAGAGGGGAAACTGAGTATGCAGATGACCACTTCTAGAACTTGAGAAGTAACAGCAGATTTTAAAGCGGACGCTTCCCGAAGTTAGGACAAGTATCGTATTTATAAGATTGATATGGAAAACGTACCTTTTTAAGTGAGTCAGCTTCAGTACCGTTAGTCATAAACCTCGGGAAGTCGTGTGCTTTTGATCGTTGCTGTTTATTAGCCGACTTGCCCGGGGCAAGATCCCTCTGGAAGTGAGGGGAGGAGTCCAGCGGAGGTGGCTTTCAAAGCCCTATTtagatggggggaggggagctTTTATGGGCTCCCTGACTGCTTTCTATTTTTAGATGGATTGAGAAGGTTTGTTAACTTTTGGCCCCTAGAATGAACTTAATTTTAGTTTGCATTCATACTCTTTTTAGGGTTAGACACTTATTTTACTTGGCTATCTTTTTCAGAGAAGGTGGTTAGTATCCATCTTCTAACTCCTAAGTTAACCGCTGTTTATTTCGCTTGAAATATAAACAGGCTTGTGTGTTGCTTTGACCTACACATTCAGCCACGTGAAAGGCTTGTTGAAGGTTATGTTGAGAAGGCTGTCTGTAGGACTTGGAtcctaaaaattttgtttttcctctcttaGAGTTTGCTCTCCAAAGCTCGAGGACTCGATTCTAGCTCTGTTAAACTCCGAGGTGGTTCTCTATTCATGGATacagaaaaatcaggaaaaaggGAATTTGACATGCGACAGACTCCTCAAGTGAATATTAATCCTTTTACTCCAGATTCTGTGTTACTTCATTCTTCAGGACAGTGTCgtagaagaaaaagaacatattGGAATGAGTAAGTTATTTATTATTCAACAGTGTCGCTCTCCAACCACCCAAATTTAATTTCAACTGAATAACATGGAAGTTTATACTCTGAAATTTTTCCCTATTACTAGCACCTAATTCTCAGAAGAGATAGAAGGGAAGTAATCAGCTGTGGAAAAGGAGTAGTGtgagaaaggaaggaataaaaagcCTAGATGGCTTGTAGGAAATCTGGTGTCAAAAATGAggcacacagggccagccctgtggtgcaagcggttaagtgctagagctgcgctgcggcagcccggggtttgcaggtttggatcccgggcgtgcactgacacacagcttggcaagccatgctgtggcggcatcccatataaagtagaggaagacgggcacggatgttagcccagggcccgtcttcctcagcaaaaaaaagaggaggattggcattggatgttagctcagagctggtcttcctcacacacaaaaaaaatgaggcACACACAGAGAGTTGATTTAGAAAGGCTTTAATTTTGTCACGTGTGGTGGTGTTGGCTTCCGGTTAATGAGCATATCTCAGCAAGGACAACATTTTCATCCTGAGGTATATCTTGTGATTACAAAATTAAATGCTTTCTTTTCGgtttatattcattaaaattccatTTCACTGTACACCTATCAGATAAAATTTTGAATCTGTAGTTGATGTATGTCAGATATGTTAATAGAAAAGTACataatatttttcagttcttGTGGTGAGGACATGGAAGCCAGTGATTATGAGTTTGAAGATGAAACAAGACCTGCTAAGGTAAATAGCTTTTGTttctgaaatttgattttctactTCTTAACAAGTTATCATATATACATGTTAAATAAGCACTAAaatatgatataatttttaaattttacacatTATGCTATCACCATAGCGAAAAATGATTTTCATATCTTTGTATTATGTATATGGATACATTCTTTATTACAGAGAATTACAATTACTGAAAGCAATATGAAGTCACGGTATACAACAGAATTTCATGAGCTAGAGAAAATTGGCTCTGGAGAATTTGGTTCTGTGTTTAAGTGTGTGAAGAGGCTGGATGGGTGCATTTATGCCATTAAGCGATCAAAAAAGCCATTGGCCGGCTCTGTTGATGAGTATGTattaaaaattttgtcttttgCCCTTTTGTTCCCTGTGGTGTTACAAACATTAGGGTTTTACATGGTCAAGTACTGAATTAAATTAATTCTTTAACTTTTGAGAAGTTATAATAATTTAATCagatcattttcattttgtaccaTTAGTTCTTATTGGACTTGGTAAAATAAGACGAGTAGTCTGATTTTGGAGCCTAACTTAAATTTCTTATTTCTAGTAGCATCCATGAAATCACAGTAAAATGGAGTTTCATCTTTCCTGAGTTCTAGGGCCAGCAAGGTTCCTTCTTTCTAACTAACATTCTTCTTTAAGGGAAAGCTTTGGAAAAGTCTGGTACAGAGTCTTAACCCCCTGTCTCTTAAGTAAGTTGTTCTTCAGCATAATGATAGATACAGAAGTCAAGTTTCTTTTATGAAGTTTCAGATAAATTAATTCAGTTTAGGCTTGAATAAAAATGATTTACTGTTCTATTAATCTCAAATTTCTCCTAGGCAGAACGCTTTGAGAGAAGTATATGCTCATGCAGTGCTTGGACAACATTCTCATGTGGTTCGATATTTCTCTGCATGGGCAGAAGATGATCATATGCTTATACAGAATGAATATTGTAATGGTGAGTAATGTAATTGTTCCCTTGTAAACTTCTGAGCCCGAGAAAATAAACACCAAGgaagtatttatttttgtctaaagTCTTGCtctaattctctctcttttatctcTTGTAAATTCAAAAATCAGAAACCTAACATGAGTTTCAAGTGCAAGTGATGCCTACCTGAAAGTTAAGATTGAAAACCTTGTCCCTTCTACCCTGGTAGAAGAACCGTGCATAGTATTTATGCATTTATCACTATTTGAGTGCCTGTCAATCAAATTAAACTGATCTTCTTGAGAGGACAGTGGCCTTGCCATATATGTTTTGGTATCCCAGCACCTACCATACTGTGTGTGAGATATAGTAGTTAACACAGGCTCCCTGCATCTAGCTTTCcctttccatttcattttatgtGCTGCTAAAACTGATGTTGGTTATTCGTAAAATGACAGTGACTCTCCACTGATCCAAATTCAGCCATTTGTTCAAGGCATTCTGTAATCTTGCCCCCACTCCCATCCATCCAACCTAGTTTACCACTAGAATCCACTAAGACTTTTCTATAAAGAAGTTATTCTCTTTTAAAGGGTTCTCTAGCTGtgcctctttccctcttttcccaCCAAAGAAGTGTGTATAGAGGTTCAACTTTTTTCCATTTCAGCAAGTCCTTTAAGGACCAACTTGAGTCCCTCCTTTTTCATTAAACTTCTACCAAAATCCTGATCTCAATTCTAGTTCTTAGAGACTTCTGTTATTAAATATCCAAATCTTTATATATAACTgatttctatttttgtgtatCTTCTGTGAATATTAGAGAATTTAGAATTTAGTGAACACCTGAGATAgcgaagttttttttttttttttgctgaggaggattcatcgtgagctaacatctgtgccaaccttcctctttttgtatgtaggtcactgcgATAGcgtggctgccaacgagtggtataggtctgctcTCGGGAACCCAACCCCAGCCGCCGAGGCGGAGTGCACTGACCTTAACCCCTaggccccagggccggccccagcaaagATTGTTTTTATTGGTTctccttattttttccttaaacaaGACCAGCCATCTCATAGCTTTTGAATAAATAAGTGGTATAGATAGTGGATTcaggttttctatatttaaaaacaatgaacaaaacagaagtaaaagaTCCATTTCTCACGTCTGATTCTCATTGAGTTGTCATTTTATTAGTTCTCTACACTTGAAAGAACATAAGTGCTTGGTATACAGCATTGCTGTTAGTTTGTTTCACAcagctcttctttttttgttctttttttaatttatttattttgtgtgtgtttgtgtgtgtgtgaggaagatcagccctgagctaacatccatgccagtcctttttgctgaggaagactggccctgagctaacacccgtgaccatcttcctccaccttatatgggatgccaccacagcatggcctgacaagtggtgcgttggtgcacgcccgggatcggaaccctggccgccagcagcagagcgtgttcacttaaccactacgccacggggcca
Coding sequences within:
- the WEE1 gene encoding wee1-like protein kinase, producing the protein MSFLSRRQPPPPRRAGASCSLRQKLIFSPCSDCEEEEEEEEEEGSGHSTGEDSAFQEPDSPLPPARSPTEPGPERRRSPGPAPGSPGELEEDMLLRDACPGADAAGGGAEGDSWEEEGFGSSSPVKSPAAGYFLGSSFSPVRCGGPGDASPRGYGARREGDGPCSPLPDHPGTPPHKTFRKLRLFDTPHTPKSLLSKARGLDSSSVKLRGGSLFMDTEKSGKREFDMRQTPQVNINPFTPDSVLLHSSGQCRRRKRTYWNDSCGEDMEASDYEFEDETRPAKRITITESNMKSRYTTEFHELEKIGSGEFGSVFKCVKRLDGCIYAIKRSKKPLAGSVDEQNALREVYAHAVLGQHSHVVRYFSAWAEDDHMLIQNEYCNGGSLADAISENYRSMSYFTEVDLKDLLLQVGRGLRYIHSMSLVHMDIKPSNIFISRTSIPNAASEEGDEDDWMSNKVMFKIGDLGHVTRISSPQVEEGDSRFLANEVLQENYTHLPKADIFALALTVVCAAGAEPLPRNGDQWHEIRQGRLPRIPQVLSQEFTELLKVMIHPDPERRPSAMALVKHSVLLSASRKSAEQLRIELNAEKFKNSLLQKELKKAQMAKAAAEERALFTDRMATRSTTQSNRTSRLIGKKMNRSVSLTIY